From the genome of Acetomicrobium sp. S15 = DSM 107314:
TTATCCCGTACAGCTCATCGCTAAGACAGGTGACGTGGAGAAGGCGCTGGACCTCTCGGCGATTATAAAGGGAACTTACAGGCTTCAGATGGTGCCTGAGACTAATCGACTCAACTTCGATATGGTGCTATCTCGGGCGATAAATAAAGCGGTGCAAGGCGTAAAGGCCGAGGCAGTTCGTCAAACGACTGGGGAATATCATGTAAAGACATACGAAGTTCGTCAGCATATCGAGGAGAAGAAGGCAAGCCAGTGCGCTGAGATGATCAAAAAGGCCAATGCCATAGTCCTTCTCTCCGGCGCCGGCATGTCCACGAACGCCGGGATCCCCGATTTCCGAGGACCTCAAGGGCTTTACAAAAGGGCAGGCATACCTGACCCG
Proteins encoded in this window:
- a CDS encoding Sir2 family NAD-dependent protein deacetylase — its product is MVLSRAINKAVQGVKAEAVRQTTGEYHVKTYEVRQHIEEKKASQCAEMIKKANAIVLLSGAGMSTNAGIPDFRGPQGLYKRAGIPDP